The nucleotide window gttccttttaacatgagtcttcaatattcccagttaagaagttttaggttgcacttattataggactatttctctctataccatttgtatttcatatacctttgactattggatgttcttataggcactatagtatttccagcctaatcttgggagttgataggcttgaagtcataaacagcactgtgactcaagcattgctaagagctgtttgaatgaacgcttacgagcctgctgctgcctaccaccgctcagtcagactgctctatcaaatatcaaatcatatacttaattataatatattaaacacaaaaatacgagcctttggtcattaatatggtcaaatccggaaataaaatgtttattctcTCAGTGAAATACGTGTGTATTTATCGAACGGGTGTCAacactaagtctaaatattgctattACATTGCAcagccttcaatgttatgtcataattatgtaacatTTGGGCAAATTAAtcacggtctttgttaggaagaaatggcctttcaacagttcgcaacgagccaggcggcccaaactgctgcatataccttcactctgcttgcactgagaagtgacacaatttccctagttaatattgcctgctaacatacatttattttaactacaaatgcaggtttaaaaaaatatacttgtgtatatagaaaggcgttgatgtttatggttaggtacattattGCAACGATactgcttttttcgcgaatgcgcgttttgttaaatcatcacccatttggcgaagttgaagtaggctgtgattcgatgataaattaacaggcaccgcattgattatatgcaacgcagaacaagctagttaacctagtaatatcatcaaccatgtgtatttaactagtgattatgtgaagattgattgtttttttacaagataagtttaatgctagctagcaacttaccttggctccttgcagccacagggtcattttgatgctgcactcgcgtaacaggtggtcagcctgccacgcagtctcctcgtggattgcaatgtaatcggccataatcggcgtccaaaaaggcaGATTAACGATTGTTATGATATCTTGAAATCGGccataattaatcggccatgctgatttaatcagtcgacctctagtatatATACTTACAAGCTAAACCTAAAGcagaaagcaccagtgactcgggcCATagaaaagtgatcagatgaagcagatgttaagctacaggactgttttgctagcacagactggaatatgttctgggattctttcCTGAtgccattgaggagtacaccacgtcagtcactggcttcatcaataagtccatcatgacgtcgtccccacagtgactgtacatacataccccaaccagaagccatggattacaggcaacatccgcactgagctaaagggtagagctgccgctttcaaggagcgggactctaacccggaagcttataagaaatcctgctatgccctctgacgaaccatcaaacaggcaaagtgtcaatacaggactaagattgaattgtactacaccgtcTCCGACACTCGTAGGATGCGGCAAAgctagactacaaagggaagcatagtcgcgagctgcccagtgacacgagcctaccagacaagctaaattacttctatgctcactttgaggcaagtaacactgaaacatgcaggaGAGCATCAGCtattccggacaactgtgtgatcacgctctctgtagccgatgtgagtaagacctttaaacaggtcaatattcactaGGCCACAGGGCCaagcggattaccaggacgtgtactccgagcatgcgctgaccaactggcaagtgtcttcactggcattttcaacctgtcccagtctgagtctgtaataccaatatgtttcaagcagaccaccatagtccatgtgcccaagaacactaaggtaacctacctaaatgactggcgacccgtagcactcacgtctgtagccatgaagtgctttgaaaggccggtcatggctcacatcaacaccattatcccagaaacccttgaccctctctaatttgcatactgccccaacagatctacagatgatgcaatctctattgcactccacactgccctttcctacctggacaaaagcaacacctatgtgagaatgctattcattgactacagctcagtggtcaacaccatagtggcttcaaagctcatcactaagctaaggaccctgggactgaacacctccctctgcaactgaatcctggacttcctgacgggccgcccccaggtggtatgggtagggaacaacacatccgccacgctgatcctcaacactggggtccctcgggtgcgtgctcagccccctcctgtactccctgttcactcatgactgcatggccagcacgactccaacaccatcaagtttgccgatgacacaacagtggtagaccggATCACCGACACCAATGAGACAGCCTTTAGGGAaaaggtcagagacttggccgtgtggtgccgggacaacaacctctccctcaacatgatcaagacaaaggagatggaggaccgagcacggctccattctcatcgacgggctgtagtggagcaggttgagggcttcaagttccttggtgtccacatcaccaacaaactaacatggtccaagcacaccaagacagttgtgaagagggcacgacaaaggctatttcccctcaggagactgaaaagattgagcatgtgtcctcagatcctcaaattctgcagctgcaccatcaagagcatcctgactggttgcatcactgcctggtatggcaactgctcagcctccgaccgcaaggcactgcagagggtagtgcgtacgacccagtacatcactggggccaagcttcctgccatccacgacctctataccaggtgttatcaaaggaaggctctaaaaattatcaaagaccccagccaccctagtcatagaccggcaagcggtaccggagtgccaagtctaggtccaaaagacttaacagcttctagccccaagccataagactcctgaacagctaatcaaatggctacccagactatttgcattgcttcCCCCccacctcttttacgctgctgctattctgtttatcatctatgcatagtcactttaactctacctacatgtacatattactttgTCTAACCGGTGcattgactctgtatatagctattattattttactgcttctctttaattatttgttatcacattttttttaacttaaaactacattgttggttaagggcttgtaagttagcatttcactgtaaggtctacacctgttgtattcggcgcatgtgacaaatcaaatttgatttgattcttgaagaatataacttatacatGCCTTGAGTTTAATTCATCTGTAATACTCCATTAGAAACCCAAAATATAAACTACTTTGGGGACACACTGTGTATAGCCTCGAAAAATTGTTAGCCCTTgtatgtatccatagctctgCCTATGAATTTGGAAGTGGTAAAACAaatccagccccatccctcagcagtttaccaaaacagtggaaTGGTGTCACGTTGTTTTTTGAATTGCAGATTACCGCTTTAACAAACCATCCTGTATCTTGCCAAAATGTCGACTAACCTAATCAGTGTTTTTTATTTCCGTCACCTAGATCATCATGAACTGCATTACAGATGCAAACATTGGGAATTGGTTTAGTAGCACAATGGAAGACATTCGCAACAAAATGCTTTTTCAGGGAACGGCTGAGATGACGGAGACAGGCATGGATTGGGTTCAAACCCACCGAAGGACCGTCAGATCTGTTCTCGGTATGAGTTGGACGCTGTCGTCATGATTACTGAGTCAATTATGCTTAAAATGTGTCTATTCACAGCTATAATAATCTCCCTTCTCTTTCTGCAGATACGTGTTCAAAGAAATGCAAGGATGATGAAATAATATTTGAAACGATAGACTCATACAAAACAGGTAAGATTGTGCCGGGAATGACATGACATCCTGTGAAGTGTCACTATCAATCAGTTTGACCTTAACCATGGCACTAGCCTACTCATACTTTATTATTGAAGACAATGTCCCCCCTACCCCCAGACCTGGAAAATAAAAATGCCTCATTGGTGGAGAAGAGAAATGCCATTGCGAAGAGATTGTCTGAAGTGGAAGGGAAGAACGTACAGAAAAGCAAGATCATTGAAAAGATTGAGATGATCCGAGTGGAACAAGCCAAGAAAAAAGAATGTAGGCTATTTTCAGTAAATGGAATAGTAGATTTTGTCCTAAAATAGATTAGTATCCAAAACAAACATGTCCCCTTGTTTTTCCTTTCTTTTAAGTGATTGTGTCCCAAAACAAAGCCAACAAGGACAGACTGAAAAATCTCAACAAAGCCAAGCAGGTGTTTCAGGGTCGGCTGGGATTGGAAATTAGAAAAATTCATGGTAAATTGCGAATAAGTCTGTTGGCAATGGCAGTAATATTTTACCGTTTGAACATTTTAGTGTTGACCAAGTGTTAAACCACAGAATTAAAATAAATTGTTATTCTTTTATTCAAGGAGAGAAATTGCAGTTTATCTTCCGAGACATCAACCAAAAAGACTCGGAATGTGTATACACCTTCATGCTGAGGATCAACGAAGGAGGATTATACCAGAGTGAGTACAGTAAATAGTATAGAACAGTACAGTAACAAATGGTTCTGGAATCTAGGAGTGTTATCATGAATGGCTAGAAATGGGATATAACCAGATTTTTGTCCACAGTTGTGTCTAGCGACCCACCACTGGATTGCATGGCTCACTTGGAGCAGAAACTCCAGGAGACCAACAACTTCTCTGCCTTCCTTGCAAATGTCCGGAGAGAATTTCTCGCTCTAAAACATGAATAGTGAAAAAAAAGGTGGATCTGTTTATATTTTAACGTATTTTAGTAATGTCCTGTGTGTTTTGTCTCCAACATTGTTTGTAATATTAATGTTTCAATTATATGACGTCCATTTTAAAAGGCTAGGTGCAATTTTCAAGTTGGTGGGGTTCTTCAGTGGCCCAAAGATTTGATCAGGCATTTTGGAATTGGTTTAAATAAACACTTTTTGTACACACACCCGCCCCATAGTTGATTGACGTATTACTTTAATCATGTAACAAGATAAATGCTTTACCCTGTCCATTTGCGCCAACACT belongs to Salmo trutta chromosome 20, fSalTru1.1, whole genome shotgun sequence and includes:
- the spc25 gene encoding kinetochore protein Spc25 isoform X1, yielding MNCITDANIGNWFSSTMEDIRNKMLFQGTAEMTETGMDWVQTHRRTVRSVLDTCSKKCKDDEIIFETIDSYKTDLENKNASLVEKRNAIAKRLSEVEGKNVQKSKIIEKIEMIRVEQAKKKELIVSQNKANKDRLKNLNKAKQVFQGRLGLEIRKIHGEKLQFIFRDINQKDSECVYTFMLRINEGGLYQIVSSDPPLDCMAHLEQKLQETNNFSAFLANVRREFLALKPCPFAPTLTVIHLMFQQH
- the spc25 gene encoding kinetochore protein Spc25 isoform X2, with protein sequence MNCITDANIGNWFSSTMEDIRNKMLFQGTAEMTETGMDWVQTHRRTVRSVLDTCSKKCKDDEIIFETIDSYKTDLENKNASLVEKRNAIAKRLSEVEGKNVQKSKIIEKIEMIRVEQAKKKELIVSQNKANKDRLKNLNKAKQVFQGRLGLEIRKIHGEKLQFIFRDINQKDSECVYTFMLRINEGGLYQIVSSDPPLDCMAHLEQKLQETNNFSAFLANVRREFLALKHE